From a single Deltaproteobacteria bacterium genomic region:
- a CDS encoding CopD family protein — MQILYLISVWLHIISSIIWVGGMFFLILVLIPVLRDPEYESIFSRLFLKIGQRFRNVGWISLCLLVLTGIINLAFRGYDFSDFLSGRIFVGTFGHVLLQKLVAVVLILLISIVHDFWIGPRAMALIRREPKSPESRKYRLITVWLGRLNFVLAILVVALAVVLVRGGI; from the coding sequence GTGCAAATCCTCTATCTGATCTCGGTGTGGCTGCATATAATATCCTCAATAATCTGGGTAGGCGGGATGTTTTTTCTCATACTCGTTCTAATTCCGGTATTGCGTGACCCGGAGTACGAAAGTATATTCTCAAGGCTTTTTCTAAAGATCGGTCAGCGCTTCCGTAATGTGGGCTGGATATCACTTTGTCTGCTTGTGCTGACGGGAATTATTAACCTTGCTTTCCGCGGTTATGATTTCTCCGATTTCTTAAGCGGCAGGATTTTCGTTGGTACTTTCGGGCATGTTCTGCTTCAGAAGTTGGTAGCCGTTGTACTTATTTTGCTGATCAGCATAGTCCATGATTTCTGGATAGGGCCCAGAGCGATGGCCCTGATAAGGCGGGAGCCCAAGTCCCCCGAAAGCAGGAAATACAGACTAATAACCGTCTGGCTGGGACGGCTTAATTTTGTACTGGCAATTCTTGTTGTTGCCCTTGCCGTAGTGCTCGTCAGAGGGGGTATCTAG